One window of Chamaesiphon minutus PCC 6605 genomic DNA carries:
- a CDS encoding ATP-binding protein — MSLSIVKRIVEAYDGEFTIESGEEIGSIVTVQLPKMLS; from the coding sequence TTGAGTTTATCGATCGTCAAACGGATTGTTGAAGCTTACGATGGGGAGTTTACGATCGAGTCGGGGGAGGAGATTGGATCGATCGTCACAGTTCAACTACCAAAGATGTTGTCTTAG
- a CDS encoding class I SAM-dependent methyltransferase, which translates to MFTGHNSQFWDDRYGETNYAYGTKPNRFLTEQQYWLKPEMKTLVVGDGEGRNGVWLATQGLDVLSIDLSPVGLAKAQALATQQQVQLQTRCADLTTIILSVASR; encoded by the coding sequence ATGTTTACAGGTCACAATTCTCAATTCTGGGACGATCGTTATGGTGAGACAAATTACGCCTACGGAACGAAGCCAAATCGATTTCTGACCGAGCAACAGTATTGGCTCAAACCTGAGATGAAAACTCTAGTTGTGGGTGATGGAGAAGGACGAAACGGTGTCTGGCTGGCGACACAGGGACTGGATGTTTTGTCGATCGATCTGTCGCCAGTGGGGTTAGCAAAAGCCCAAGCCTTGGCAACTCAGCAACAGGTACAGCTTCAAACTCGCTGTGCCGATCTTACGACAATAATTTTGAGTGTAGCTAGCAGGTAG
- a CDS encoding winged helix-turn-helix transcriptional regulator: MTEPSSRPCVLDQNADVRKILDLIADKWTALVILALSRETRRYSELHRQIGGVSQKMLTQTLRSLESSGLIDRKVYPVVPPMVEYSLTTLGETLVQPLKTLCNWAGDHFHEVEAFRAQGIDSPKETLREREIEVDDQSTQSKISTLR; encoded by the coding sequence ATGACCGAACCATCCTCCCGACCCTGCGTTCTCGACCAAAATGCTGATGTCCGCAAAATTCTCGACTTAATTGCCGATAAGTGGACTGCGCTAGTCATCCTCGCCTTGTCGCGAGAGACGAGACGGTACAGCGAATTGCATCGTCAAATTGGTGGCGTGTCTCAAAAAATGTTGACTCAAACTCTGCGAAGTTTGGAAAGTAGCGGGTTAATCGATCGCAAGGTGTATCCGGTTGTCCCGCCGATGGTTGAGTATTCACTGACTACACTCGGTGAGACGCTGGTACAGCCATTAAAAACTCTGTGCAACTGGGCTGGAGATCATTTTCATGAGGTGGAGGCTTTCAGAGCGCAGGGAATTGATTCTCCAAAAGAGACGCTCCGCGAACGCGAGATCGAGGTTGATGACCAATCCACACAGAGTAAAATCTCGACATTACGATAG
- a CDS encoding TfoX/Sxy family protein — translation MASDSNFVEYVCDCLNGAGQVSFKKMFGEYAIYCDGKVVALVCDNQLFVKPTAAGRAAMLQGSCDAIDSIVEAPPYSGAKPYFLIGEQLDNREWLSNLIRLTANELPLPKPKKPKSKKEKI, via the coding sequence ATGGCATCAGACTCGAACTTTGTTGAATACGTCTGCGATTGTCTCAATGGAGCGGGGCAAGTCTCATTCAAAAAAATGTTTGGTGAATATGCGATCTACTGCGATGGGAAAGTTGTCGCGCTGGTTTGCGATAACCAACTATTTGTCAAGCCGACTGCTGCTGGTCGAGCGGCGATGCTCCAAGGGAGCTGCGATGCGATCGATAGTATCGTAGAAGCACCCCCATATTCAGGTGCGAAACCATACTTCCTCATTGGCGAACAACTAGACAATCGAGAGTGGCTGTCAAATCTGATTCGATTAACAGCAAACGAGCTTCCGCTTCCGAAACCAAAGAAACCAAAATCTAAAAAAGAAAAAATATGA
- a CDS encoding 2-oxo acid dehydrogenase subunit E2: MIGWKTLEQATVRHLLGIIASADMKQIEPIGNFEKRNFPSFRNPTIDTMIWGRQRHHVPILLEIDVTAARSAIHHHKAQTGQGISFTGWIVKCIVQAISEHKYVHALRQGQRQLVIFDDVDVTIIIERTVSGEKLPMPYIIRKANEKTVAQIHAEIRAAQKSTVASGEVQVGSPRAAWMMRLFTIVPKFVRDWLFWQPVFRDPFLFKRMMGTVSVTSLSMFGGGGMSWGIPIGIHPLLIAVGGIAKRPGVIDEQIVIREYVGLTVMFDHDVTDGAPVARFIKNLRELMAGGYGLAEAGDMS; this comes from the coding sequence ATGATTGGATGGAAGACACTTGAACAGGCGACTGTAAGACATTTACTAGGCATTATTGCTAGTGCAGATATGAAACAGATAGAGCCGATCGGTAACTTTGAAAAACGCAATTTCCCTAGTTTCCGTAACCCCACTATCGATACGATGATTTGGGGTCGCCAACGGCATCACGTACCCATTTTGCTGGAAATTGATGTCACAGCAGCACGATCGGCAATCCATCACCACAAAGCGCAGACTGGGCAGGGAATTAGTTTTACTGGCTGGATTGTCAAATGTATTGTCCAAGCAATTAGCGAACACAAATACGTCCACGCGCTCCGTCAAGGTCAACGGCAGTTAGTCATTTTTGATGATGTGGATGTGACGATTATTATCGAACGCACCGTGTCCGGCGAGAAGTTGCCAATGCCTTACATTATTCGCAAAGCAAACGAGAAGACTGTGGCGCAGATTCATGCCGAAATCCGCGCAGCGCAAAAATCAACCGTTGCATCCGGGGAAGTTCAGGTTGGCTCGCCCCGCGCTGCTTGGATGATGAGGCTTTTTACGATCGTGCCCAAGTTTGTCCGAGATTGGTTGTTCTGGCAACCAGTGTTTCGCGATCCTTTTCTGTTCAAGCGGATGATGGGTACTGTCTCTGTGACTTCCCTGAGCATGTTCGGCGGCGGCGGGATGAGTTGGGGTATTCCGATTGGCATCCATCCCTTACTCATTGCGGTGGGCGGAATCGCCAAACGACCAGGAGTTATCGACGAGCAAATTGTCATCCGCGAATATGTGGGATTAACCGTCATGTTCGACCATGATGTGACCGACGGTGCGCCAGTAGCGAGGTTTATCAAGAATCTACGGGAATTAATGGCAGGTGGATATGGGCTAGCAGAAGCTGGGGATATGTCCTAA
- a CDS encoding DUF2949 domain-containing protein gives MILSTPLTKLIHFLQDDLAISSSSMSIALKQVEHNPGPLPMILWQYGLVTIEQLDRIYDWMEDT, from the coding sequence ATGATTTTATCTACGCCTTTAACAAAATTAATTCATTTTTTACAAGATGATTTAGCTATTTCGTCCTCGTCGATGTCGATCGCCCTCAAGCAAGTAGAACATAATCCCGGCCCTTTGCCGATGATTTTATGGCAGTACGGACTAGTGACGATCGAGCAACTCGATCGAATCTATGATTGGATGGAAGACACTTGA
- a CDS encoding SDR family oxidoreductase encodes MNLTGKVAIVTGGTSGIGRAAAIAYAQQGAKVVVAGRRVAEGEETVRMIKAVRGDAIFVQTDVTQASAVKATIDRAVSTFGRIDIAFNNAGVFGESASLLDQTDDEYDRMMNANVKSVWLCMKYEIAQMIEQGNGAFASGGTTCIVNTASILATIAMPNIPLYVASKHAVVGLTKATALQYAKSGIRVNAVSPGAIATEMIEQATGGQDEAKAYMAGLHPIGRLGKPEEIANAVLWLSSDAASFVTGETLMVDGGFVAQ; translated from the coding sequence ATTAATCTGACAGGAAAAGTCGCGATCGTTACAGGCGGCACTTCAGGAATCGGTCGGGCGGCAGCGATCGCCTATGCCCAACAAGGAGCTAAGGTAGTGGTGGCAGGTCGCCGAGTTGCCGAAGGTGAAGAAACTGTCCGAATGATTAAAGCAGTAAGGGGTGATGCTATCTTCGTCCAAACCGATGTCACGCAAGCATCAGCGGTCAAAGCAACGATCGATCGAGCCGTTAGTACTTTTGGTCGTATCGATATTGCGTTTAACAACGCTGGTGTCTTCGGTGAAAGTGCCTCGTTGCTCGACCAGACAGACGATGAATACGATCGAATGATGAACGCCAACGTCAAAAGTGTTTGGTTGTGTATGAAATATGAGATCGCGCAGATGATCGAGCAGGGAAATGGTGCGTTCGCCTCTGGCGGCACTACGTGCATCGTCAATACTGCATCGATTCTAGCGACGATCGCCATGCCAAATATCCCGCTCTATGTCGCCAGCAAACATGCTGTAGTGGGTTTAACCAAAGCTACCGCGCTTCAATATGCCAAATCGGGTATCCGCGTCAATGCTGTATCTCCAGGCGCGATTGCCACAGAAATGATCGAACAAGCCACTGGCGGGCAAGATGAAGCAAAAGCATATATGGCGGGATTGCATCCGATCGGTCGGTTGGGCAAACCTGAGGAGATTGCTAATGCTGTGCTGTGGTTATCTTCAGATGCAGCTTCGTTTGTCACTGGTGAGACGTTAATGGTTGACGGTGGGTTTGTAGCTCAGTAA
- a CDS encoding VOC family protein: protein MKFGYTIVYVSSVADALTFYKEAFGFETRFLHESGQYGELNTGETVLAFASHAMGEMNLDGRYQKSDLNAPPLGVELAFVTDDVASSYAKAVAAGAISVKEPTAKPWGQVVAYVRAIEGSLIELCSPIGG from the coding sequence ATGAAATTTGGCTACACCATTGTCTACGTTTCCTCAGTTGCCGATGCACTAACCTTTTACAAGGAGGCATTTGGCTTTGAAACGCGCTTTTTACATGAGTCTGGTCAGTATGGTGAGTTAAACACTGGCGAAACAGTGCTGGCTTTTGCCTCACATGCTATGGGTGAAATGAATCTTGACGGACGCTATCAAAAATCCGATCTCAATGCTCCGCCTTTGGGAGTTGAATTGGCATTCGTCACCGATGACGTAGCCTCATCCTATGCCAAGGCGGTGGCCGCTGGTGCGATTTCCGTCAAGGAGCCGACCGCAAAGCCTTGGGGTCAGGTGGTTGCATACGTTCGGGCGATCGAAGGCTCGTTAATCGAACTCTGCTCCCCGATCGGCGGCTAA